GGCCCGATATGCGGACAGCTACGGATTTCAGGTGGATCGTCTGCGGGATGTTTGGATGTGGCGTGACTGGGTGATCCAGGCTTTTAACCGGAACTTACCCTTTGATCAATTCATCACCTGGCAGGTGGCCGGGGACCTTTTGCCAAATGCCACGGATGAGCAGATTCTGGCCACGGCCTTCAATCGTCTGCATCAGCAGGAATCCGAGGGTGGTTCCGTGGAGGAGGAATACCGCATCGAGTATGTGGCGGACCGTGTGCAGACGTTTGCCACCGCGTTCCTGGGGCTGACGTTCGAGTGTTCGCGCTGTCATGATCACAAGTATGATCCTATCAAGCAGACGGAGTACTACGGCTTGTCGGCCTTTCTCCAGAATATTGATGAGGCGGGCCTGTACTCCTACTTCACGAATTCGGCCCCTACCCCTGCGCTTATGCTGATGAATCAGGGCCAGAAATCCCAGAAGGCAGGTCTGGAGAAGAAAGTTGCTCAACTGGAGCGACAGATTCGTGAGGTGGGCGGGGTTACCTATGGTGAGGGATTACAGATGCTCGATTGGCCTGAAGGAGTGCCTCCGCAGAGAGAGGGGCAGGTGGCCCATTTTACCTTTGATGTTTTGGAGAAAAACAAGCTGGCCGATGCACTGCATCCCTCACCTGCTGCAAAAAACCCGAAAGACAAAGCGGCAGATCCTGCTGCCATCTTGAAAGGTGAAAACAAGGTGGTCGAGGGACGCGTGGGCAAGGCCATTCAGTTCACGGGTGATGATCCGGTGGATACCCCTGTTGGCAGTTTTCATCGGTATGATCCCTTCAGCCTGTCCTTATGGATGAAAACCCCCGATGTGAAAGAGCGGGCGGTCGTGCTCCATCGTTCCCGCGCCTGGACCGATGCGGCCAGCCGTGGGTATGAACTGCTGATTGAAGAGGGCAAGCTGAAGTGGTCGCTCATTCATTTTTGGCCGGGTGATGCTATTTCCATTCGGACCAGGGACGTCCTGCCGATCAATGAGTGGGTGCATGTGGTGGTGACGAATGACGGCAGCAGCCGCGCATCTGGTCTGCGACTTTATGTAAACGGCAAACGGGCGGAGATTGAGGTGATCCGGGATCATCTGACTCGCGACATCACCGGTGGCGGCGGGGATTACATTAGCCTTGGGGAACGCTTCCGTGACCGAGGTTTCAAAGGCGGCTGGGTGGATGAGCTGCGGGTGTTTGACCGGGATGTGTCTCGACCGCCAAATGACACGCTCAAGCCCTTGCTGGCTCAGCTTCAGGTGGCACGGGCGGAGTTGACTGCCTTTAATGATGCTCAAAAGGAGATCATGGTGATGAAGGAACTGCCGCAACCCAAAAAGGCCTATGTTCTGTTTCGGGGGGAGTATGACAAGCGTGGTGAAGAGGCTCCGCCCGTGACACCGGCTTTCCTGTCGCCGTTTCCGAAGGATGCACCGCTGAATCGCCTCGGGTTGGCTCGCTGGTTGACGGCGCCGGATCATCCACTGACGGCCCGGGTGACCGTGAACCGTTTATGGCAAAGTTTGTTTGGTCGTGGACTGGTGAAAACCAGTGAAGACTTCGGCAGCCAAGGGGAGAAACCCATCTACCCGGAGCTTCTCGACTACTTGGCCTTGCGTCTGATGGAGACAGGCTGGGACATGAAGGCTCTGATCAAAGAAATCGTCTCCAGCGATGTCTATCAGCAGCGAAGCATAGCTGATGCGACGACGATGGCGGATGATCCAGACAATCAGTGGCTGGCCCGTGGTCCACGATTCCGCCTGCCAGCGGAAATGATTCGCGACAATGCCCTGGCTAGCGCTGGATTGCTGAAAACACAGATCGGTGGGGTGCCTGTGAATCCGTATGAAATGTCGGAGGCGTTCAAGCCTGGGGATGTGGCAAAGGATGGCAGCGTGTACCGTCGCAGTCT
The Prosthecobacter algae genome window above contains:
- a CDS encoding DUF1553 domain-containing protein, which gives rise to MSAILGPALAAAGLVCATSARAEKMEFNRDIRPILSDKCFHCHGFDPKTRKGDLRLDERAAAVADGHIVPGDALKSLIIERVLSHDEDEVMPPPESKLGRLTESEIAKLKQWVDEGAEYQKHWSFIAPDLNELPRWKADAKAAGAKGPIDHLVAQGLKSRGLALQPRADAATLLRRVSFDLTGLPPSAEEVLAFSGKQQEGAYEALVEKLLASPAYGERMAVDWLDVARYADSYGFQVDRLRDVWMWRDWVIQAFNRNLPFDQFITWQVAGDLLPNATDEQILATAFNRLHQQESEGGSVEEEYRIEYVADRVQTFATAFLGLTFECSRCHDHKYDPIKQTEYYGLSAFLQNIDEAGLYSYFTNSAPTPALMLMNQGQKSQKAGLEKKVAQLERQIREVGGVTYGEGLQMLDWPEGVPPQREGQVAHFTFDVLEKNKLADALHPSPAAKNPKDKAADPAAILKGENKVVEGRVGKAIQFTGDDPVDTPVGSFHRYDPFSLSLWMKTPDVKERAVVLHRSRAWTDAASRGYELLIEEGKLKWSLIHFWPGDAISIRTRDVLPINEWVHVVVTNDGSSRASGLRLYVNGKRAEIEVIRDHLTRDITGGGGDYISLGERFRDRGFKGGWVDELRVFDRDVSRPPNDTLKPLLAQLQVARAELTAFNDAQKEIMVMKELPQPKKAYVLFRGEYDKRGEEAPPVTPAFLSPFPKDAPLNRLGLARWLTAPDHPLTARVTVNRLWQSLFGRGLVKTSEDFGSQGEKPIYPELLDYLALRLMETGWDMKALIKEIVSSDVYQQRSIADATTMADDPDNQWLARGPRFRLPAEMIRDNALASAGLLKTQIGGVPVNPYEMSEAFKPGDVAKDGSVYRRSLYTTWRRTSPPPAMVAFDAPRRAVCSAKRERTDSPLQALILLNGTQYVEAARVLGEKMQRECQGDLVKMIEYGFLRCLSRQPDAHEVEICSRLFEEQLKHFEANPKEARALLQTGQAPQDAALPLAPTAAATVLAQALLNHDAAVVKR